A single Perca flavescens isolate YP-PL-M2 chromosome 2, PFLA_1.0, whole genome shotgun sequence DNA region contains:
- the LOC114572348 gene encoding mpv17-like protein isoform X1, translating into MRQAFLRQVRRFPWVTNVTLYGCLFAGGDFVHQSISRGEQMDWRHTRNVAVVAFSFHGNFNFFWMRFLERRFPGNSVRMVVRKLLLDQTTASPLATSVFYTGVSILEGKDDIFEDWREKFLNTYKTGLMFWPFMQFLNFALVPLYMRTAFTGCCAFVWATFLCFSRQSGDGTASAALAWMFPPKEDEAESTNEKVDSKEKRG; encoded by the exons ATGCGACAGGCGTTTTTGAGACAAGTCCGTCGGTTTCCGTGGGTCACCAACGTTACACTGTACGGTTGTCTGTTCGCTGGAGGGGACTTCGTCCACCAGTCGATCTCGCGAGGGGAACAAATGGACTGGAGACACACACGGAACGTCGCCGTGGTCGCGTTCAGTTTCCACGGTAACTTCAATTTCTTCTGGATGCGGTTCCTAGAGCGGAGGTTTCCCGGGAATTCCGTCCGGATGGTGGTGAGGAAGCTGCTCCTGGACCAGACCACAGCGTCGCCCCTGGCTACCAGTGTCTTCTACACAG GTGTCAGCATCTTGGAGGGCAAAGACGACATCTTTGAAGACTGGAGAGAAAAGTTCCTGAATACATATAAG aCGGGGCTAATGTTCTGGCCATTTATGCAG TTTCTGAACTTTGCCTTGGTGCCTCTGTACATGCGGACCGCCTTCACCGGCTGCTGTGCCTTCGTTTGGGCCACCTTCCTTTGCTTCTCGCGTCAGAGCGGCGATGGCACTGCCAGTGCTGCTCTGGCGTGGATGTTCCCTCCTAAAGAGGATGAAGCAGAATCCACAAATGAGAAGGTGGACTCCAAGGAAAAGAGGGGATAG
- the LOC114572348 gene encoding mpv17-like protein isoform X2: MRQAFLRQVRRFPWVTNVTLYGCLFAGGDFVHQSISRGEQMDWRHTRNVAVVAFSFHGVSILEGKDDIFEDWREKFLNTYKTGLMFWPFMQFLNFALVPLYMRTAFTGCCAFVWATFLCFSRQSGDGTASAALAWMFPPKEDEAESTNEKVDSKEKRG, translated from the exons ATGCGACAGGCGTTTTTGAGACAAGTCCGTCGGTTTCCGTGGGTCACCAACGTTACACTGTACGGTTGTCTGTTCGCTGGAGGGGACTTCGTCCACCAGTCGATCTCGCGAGGGGAACAAATGGACTGGAGACACACACGGAACGTCGCCGTGGTCGCGTTCAGTTTCCACG GTGTCAGCATCTTGGAGGGCAAAGACGACATCTTTGAAGACTGGAGAGAAAAGTTCCTGAATACATATAAG aCGGGGCTAATGTTCTGGCCATTTATGCAG TTTCTGAACTTTGCCTTGGTGCCTCTGTACATGCGGACCGCCTTCACCGGCTGCTGTGCCTTCGTTTGGGCCACCTTCCTTTGCTTCTCGCGTCAGAGCGGCGATGGCACTGCCAGTGCTGCTCTGGCGTGGATGTTCCCTCCTAAAGAGGATGAAGCAGAATCCACAAATGAGAAGGTGGACTCCAAGGAAAAGAGGGGATAG
- the bmerb1 gene encoding bMERB domain-containing protein 1, with protein MELKMKKSISDTERALRSYGAVSETAWTTDKGHSDVSMAESTMAPEEIEVEMARIQRLREVLVRRESELRFMMDDIQLCKDIMSLKQELRQIVTVPEKEKNKKHRQREEELILKIHKLVQKRDFLVDDAEVERLREREEDKEMAEYLRLKLMPLEKKLKVTQNPPKPKRQIPEPPPNKPSITKSGVAIIKDCCGATQCAVM; from the exons ATGGAACTGAAGATGAAGAAATCTATTTCGGACACCGAACGCGCGCTCAGGAGCTACGGCGCCGTGTCGGAAACGGCGTGGACAACGGACAAAG GTCACTCAGATGTGTCCATGGCAGAGAGCACCATGGCTCCAGAGGAGATCGAGGTGGAGATGGCTCGTATTCAGCGCCTGCGAGAGGTCCTGGTACGCCGGGAGTCGGAGCTGCGTTTCAT GATGGATGACATTCAGCTCTGCAAAGACATCATGAGTTTAAAGCAGGAGCTGAGACAGATTGTCACAGTACCAg agaaagaaaaaaacaagaagcaCAGGCAGCGAGAAGAAGAGCTGATCCTGAAGATTCATAAACTGGTGCAGAAGAGGGATTTCCTGGTCGACGATGCCGAGGTGGAGAGATTAAG GGAGCGAGAGGAGGACAAGGAGATGGCGGAGTACCTCAGACTGAAGCTGATGCCTCTGGAGAAGAAGCTCAAAGTCACACAAA ATCCTCCAAAGCCCAAGAGACAAATCCCAGAGCCGCCCCCCAACAAACCATCCATCACCAAGTCAGGAGTGGCCATCATTAAGGATTGCTGCGGGGCCACCCAGTGCGCTGTCATGTAA
- the ntan1 gene encoding protein N-terminal asparagine amidohydrolase has product MPLFIQNRGLDRISSTAELFDNFPHLQENASTFRSRPLVGVDPKCFLYVQQREFAATTPEDNCVSVIGSDDATTCHLVVLRHTGSGAVCLAHCDGSSTWSEVPLLVKAVTSLSNVSKEGRLELHLAGGFNDESKTSHKLSLNILAAFQKQKEDIHLETCCITEMNDIVVGGTHRPVVYGIGVNVKTGDVFPSTFAHKGPAEELRSARTFTGGQMADIYDSSRGLVKIGPCKWSPNLDIAFWLSQDDDTILKYLSTSPLAEPPHFVQHMKTTIQFLLGHPSSDSLFPGGQPHLYHRTERGDWERVVSS; this is encoded by the exons GAAAATGCAAGCACATTTCGCTCCAGGCCACTTGTTGGTGTGGACCCAAAGTGCTTCTTGTATGTCCAACAAAGAGAGTTTGCTGCAACAACACCAGAAGACA ACTGTGTTTCAGTAATTGGATCTGATGATGCCACCACGTGCCATTTGGTTGTGCTGCGACACACCG GAAGTGGAGCTGTTTGCCTTGCTCACTGTGATGGTTCTAGCACCTGGTCTGAAGTCCCGCTCCTTGTGAAAGCTGTGACGTCACTGAGTAATGTCAGTAAGGAGGGCAG ACTTGAGCTTCATCTTGCCGGGGGATTTAACGATGAGTCAAAAACATCCCATAAACTCAGCCTTAACATACTGG CAGCATTCCAAAAACAGAAAGAGGATATTCATCTGGAAACATGTTGCATTACAG AAATGAATGACATTGTTGTTGGTGGAACTCATAGGCCTGTAGTGTATGGAATAG gtgtaaatgttaaaacaggGGATGTGTTCCCTTCCACATTCGCCCATAAAGGACCTGCAGAAGAGCTGCGATCAGCAAGGACCTTCACTGGGGGACAG ATGGCAGACATATATGACTCAAGTCGAGGGCTTGTTAAAATCGGCCCTTGCAAGTGGTCTCCAAATCTGGATATTGCCTTCTGGTTGTCACAAGATGATGACACAATTTTAAAG TACCTGTCCACCTCTCCGCTGGCTGAGCCACCACACTTCGTCCAGCACATGAAGACCACCATCCAGTTTCTTTTGGGACACCCCAGCTCTGATAGCCTGTTCCCCGGGGGCCAACCACACCTCTACCACAGGACCGAGAGGGGAGACTGGGAGAGGGTTGTCTCGTCATAA